A region of Reichenbachiella carrageenanivorans DNA encodes the following proteins:
- a CDS encoding mechanosensitive ion channel family protein, protein MKKLLLIGFVLLLSSFAIAQQQQAQPKADSTKTSKANPSQVLDSTIVAMDKADAANKKDKVDLTKPPPVAKLISMSKLFWSLIFILVGYFAIRFISHILEIFAEQSIKHRITIKSLTPVVKIMGWVIVIFLIVAGIYQPPTATVLAFSASIGVAVGFASQDILKNIFGGIMILFDRPFNSGDKIQVGDTYGEVVEIGLRSTRIVTPDDNLVTIPNGEIMNRSVANANAGEANCQVVSEIYLPIDVDTTRARAIATQAAQVSKYVFLNKPIVVVFSNELHPKGPLFKMKIKAYVLEIRDEFKFKSEMTEIVIKELLEEGLIKPN, encoded by the coding sequence ATGAAAAAGCTACTACTCATAGGCTTTGTGCTCTTGCTGTCGTCATTCGCGATCGCACAACAACAGCAAGCACAACCAAAGGCCGATTCTACTAAGACTTCCAAGGCCAACCCTAGTCAGGTATTGGACTCGACGATCGTAGCCATGGACAAAGCTGATGCGGCCAATAAAAAGGACAAAGTAGACCTGACCAAACCACCGCCAGTAGCCAAATTGATTTCTATGTCCAAACTGTTTTGGAGTTTGATTTTTATTCTAGTAGGATATTTTGCTATTCGGTTCATTTCACACATTCTGGAAATATTCGCCGAGCAGAGCATCAAGCACCGTATCACGATAAAAAGCCTCACCCCAGTAGTCAAAATCATGGGCTGGGTGATTGTGATTTTTTTGATCGTGGCAGGCATATACCAGCCTCCTACAGCCACTGTATTGGCTTTCTCCGCATCTATTGGCGTAGCCGTAGGTTTTGCCTCTCAAGACATACTCAAAAACATCTTTGGTGGTATTATGATTCTATTTGATCGTCCGTTCAACTCTGGCGATAAAATACAGGTAGGTGATACATATGGTGAAGTAGTAGAAATTGGCCTGCGCTCTACTCGCATTGTCACCCCAGACGACAACCTCGTAACAATCCCTAATGGGGAAATCATGAATCGATCGGTAGCCAATGCCAATGCTGGAGAAGCCAACTGTCAAGTAGTATCAGAAATCTACCTTCCGATAGATGTAGACACTACCCGAGCCAGAGCCATAGCCACACAAGCAGCTCAAGTTTCCAAGTATGTATTTTTAAATAAACCCATAGTGGTCGTCTTTTCCAACGAGCTACATCCAAAAGGCCCTTTATTTAAAATGAAGATCAAAGCCTATGTACTAGAGATCCGTGACGAGTTCAAATTCAAAAGTGAAATGACTGAGATCGTCATTAAAGAGCTTTTAGAAGAAGGTCTAATCAAGCCTAACTAA